The following proteins are encoded in a genomic region of Ammospiza caudacuta isolate bAmmCau1 chromosome 3, bAmmCau1.pri, whole genome shotgun sequence:
- the LOC131556076 gene encoding acrosin-like codes for MNWLGLLVVLTVAGLAQSQYTCGGTCGLRAVPSAYHPTNSYGNVAYDPSMTRVVGGTDAKPGSWPWIVSIQHPWIPRLKHLCGGSLISKQWVLTAAHCFDKVTEISKVYVVIGATQLTKPGHGAQVRHVKQVLLHQYYNHDDMSYDIALMELDHPVKCSPYIQLACVPDARLRVSELQNCWVAGWGETAPRAQRSSDRLQEAKVQLIDLQLCNSTGWYTGKVHTHNVCAGYTQGAIDTCQGDSGGPLMCQERNSDYWWVIGITSWGIGCARARRPGIYISTQYFHDWILFHMNLSPDGSSSPTSRACSHFLITSHPWSRYFPTPRTSLKPWPRPTPSLKSILLPTLGKVNSCSFSIKILMEFFTRVKELLQQTFDQNTS; via the exons AGGAACTTGCGGGCTCCGAGCTGTGCCATCTGCCTATCACCCCACTAATTCCTATGGCAACGTGGCTTATGACCCCAGCATGACACGTGTCGTGGGTGGCACAGATGCCAAGCCAGGCTCCTGGCCATGGATCGTCAGCATCCAGCACCCCTGGATACCACGCCTGAAACATCTGTGTGGAGGGTCTCTCATCAGCAAACAGTGGGTCCTCACAGCAGCCCACTGCTTCGATAAGGTCAC GGAAATCAGCAAGGTGTATGTGGTGATTGGGGCCACCCAGTTGACTAAGCCAGGGCATGGGGCACAAGTGCGCCATGTCAAGCAGGTGCTGCTACACCAGTACTACAACCATGATGATATGAGTTACGACATTGCCCTGATGGAATTGGACCATCCTGTCAAGTGCAGCCCCTACATCCAGCTGGCCTGTGTGCCCGACGCCAGACTGAGAGTGTCAGAGCTGCAAAACTGCTGGGTGGCTGGCTGGGGTGAAACTGCTCCAAGAG CTCAAAGATCAAGTGATCGCCTCCAGGAGGCCAAGGTCCAGCTCATCGATCTCCAGCTCTGCAACAGCACTGGCTGGTACACAGGGAAGGTCCACACCCACAATGTGTGTGCTGGTTACACACAGGGCGCCATCGACACCTGCCAG ggtgaCAGCGGTGGTCCTCTCATGTGTCAAGAGAGAAACAGTGACTACTGGTGGGTCATTGGAATCACCAGCTGGGGAATaggctgtgccagagcaaggCGTCCTGGAATCTACATCTCCACTCAGTACTTCCATGACTGGATCCTATTCCACATGAACCTGAGCCCAGATGGAAGTTCCTCTCCAACATCTCGGGCATGTAGTCATTTTCTGATTACTTCACACCCCTGGAGTCGTTATTTTCCCACCCCACGAACCTCTCTGAAGCCATGGCCAAGACCAACGCCCTCTCTAAAATCAATTCTATTACCAACACTGGGCAAAGTTAACTCCTGCTCATTTTCCATCAAGATTCTGATGGAGTTTTTTACTCGAGTGAAGGAACTCCTCCAGCAGACCTTTGATCAAAACACATCTtga